In the genome of Coraliomargarita algicola, one region contains:
- a CDS encoding metalloregulator ArsR/SmtB family transcription factor, giving the protein MASVKTNVEIDVLAKQLWALGDPVRLQILRILPTEPTCDNACNVSTIAERIGLSQPATSHHLRILRQAGIITNEKKCRDMIYWIDLEAAALVRTQLGEVLS; this is encoded by the coding sequence ATGGCATCAGTGAAAACAAATGTGGAGATCGATGTGCTTGCGAAGCAGCTGTGGGCGCTGGGGGACCCTGTGCGTTTGCAGATCTTACGCATTTTGCCGACTGAGCCCACCTGTGATAATGCCTGCAATGTCTCAACCATTGCAGAGCGGATTGGGCTGTCGCAACCAGCTACGTCACATCATTTACGCATACTCCGCCAGGCAGGGATTATTACCAATGAGAAAAAATGCCGCGATATGATTTACTGGATCGATTTAGAGGCTGCAGCGTTGGTGCGCACGCAGTTGG